One region of Chanodichthys erythropterus isolate Z2021 chromosome 17, ASM2448905v1, whole genome shotgun sequence genomic DNA includes:
- the LOC137005249 gene encoding olfactory receptor 52K1-like: MENGTMPSYFYFTLFKEFVHVKYLILILILAVYLAIILFNAIIFFVVFKERSLHEPMYILISCLSVNDLYGSAGFFPRIMVDLLSDTNTISRPACYVQIFIIYSYAISEYTILTLMAYDRYVAICNPLKYHKIMSLKVTALYMAIASLYAAFSMGLIILFSARLPLCGTDIARLYCSNWSVVRLSCGTSTLSNNIIGFFASATTAFLPAFFILYTYVRILVICQKSSKEFRGKALQTCLPHIISFLNYSIASFCDIALSRYDSDKYKIVAIIFSVEFLVIPPVLNPLIYGLNLPEIRKNILCLFQRSKIANFPE, encoded by the coding sequence ATGGAAAATGGAACCATGCCTTCATATTTTTACTTCACTTTATTCAAGGAGTTTGTTCACGTGAAATATCTCATCCTAATATTGATACTTGCAGTTTATTTAgcaattatattatttaatgccataattttttttgtggtgtTTAAAGAGAGATCTCTTCATGAGCCAATGTACATACTGATATCTTGTTTGTCTGTCAATGATCTCTATGGCTCAGCTGGTTTCTTCCCTAGGATAATGGTTGATCTCCTTTCTGATACAAATACCATTTCTAGGCCAGCATGTTATGTTCagatttttatcatttattcttATGCAATATCTGAATATACAATATTAACTCTGATGGCATATGACAGATATGTTGCCATATGCaaccctttaaaatatcataaaattatgtcattaaaagTAACAGCACTGTACATGGCAATAGCATCACTTTATGCAGCGTTTTCTATGGGTCTCATTATTCTCTTCTCAGCCAGGTTGCCTTTGTGTGGGACTGATATAGCTCGACTGTACTGCTCTAACTGGTCTGTGGTTCGACTCTCTTGTGGGACTTCAACTTTGAGTAACAACATAATTGGATTTTTTGCCTCAGCAACAACAGCTTTTCTCCCTGCCTTCTTCATTTTATATACTTATGTCAGAATTTTGGTCATTTGTCAAAAAAGCTCCAAAGAATTTAGGGGCAAAGCATTACAAACATGTCTTCCTCACATTATAAGCTTTCTGAACTACTCTATTGCATCATTTTGTGACATTGCTCTAAGTCGATATGATTCAGACAAATACAAGATTGTGGCTATAATTTTTTCAGTGGAATTTCTTGTTATTCCTCCTGTTCTCAATCCTCTTATTTATGGCttaaatttgccagaaattcgCAAAAACATTCTATGTTTGTTTCAGCGGTCAAAAATTGCCAATTTTCCAGAATAA